AAAAAATGGAATTTCCAGCGGGAGCAGTAACTCAACACCAATGTCATAGACTGTGTTGCTTATGTTTTTTTGCTATTCTGATGTAATTGCCATTACTCATATACTTATTTTTGAACCACTTCCTGGTTTATTACAATATGTTGGAGTAGGCAGCATTCATGTTTTGCTTGTTCTGCCTGTGACATGCTACTCTTACTCTATTTAACTATGTTTTTTGGTTTATATCATGCTCAGTCCAATTTTTGAGCTAGCTTTCATGCTTTTATACTTCATCCCCACAACCATCAGGTCTCTATGTCACATATTGAGCTTAATTCTGATTCTTTTAGTAGAAAATATACTTGCATGTGCATATATATCCAACTGAGTACCAATAACAGTTCTCATATAGAAGTAACAGGGCAGCAACAGAATCAAACTGTGTATGTCAAAAACAGGAAACACATTCATAGTCTCATGATTTACAAAGACCCTAGTTCCATACAAATTTTACATTTTCAGAAAGAAATACAGCAGAAATATCAAACAAAATGCAACAGCCAAGGCTATCCATACAAGCAACACTCTAATACCCCTAATTTCACCCCTAATTTCAACCCTAAGTTTCTCTATCCCTGTCGCCAGGATTGATGATGCTTCGTGATTTTCCCCAACTTCAGTGACAATGAGCCCATCATCATGCCTTGGATAAGAACTCCCTGACTGTCTTCTGGCCAAACATCTTGCTATGCCCTCCCATCCTTCTTCGATTTCATCAACCCATACAAAGTATTTGCAGTCTCTTGTCTGCCAAAACAACACAAATGCACCGATTCGTCAACTTAAATGCAAACAAAACTTTCTCACCTGGACTCCAACAGCATCTGCCCTTACCGCCCATAGAGGACATCTGATGAACCATCGATTAGGGTTCGTAACGGTGCCAGACTCCATCAACGCAAAGTCTCTTCCACAGAAGCATCTGCCATCCAGCTTcttcaccttcttcttcttcgaacTTGACGAAGAACTGCCACTGCCATCACTTGGAGCAGGGGTAAATCTGCGGGAAGACATTGAGGGAGGTACGAACCAAGCTTCGATTGAGATTCAACGTCACACTCGTTGACATCCAACAAGTTTCGATTCTCTGGATCCTGGTTTGTATTGGGGAGGGTTGAAGCTACCTAGGGTTTTCATTTCGTGAGTTCAGCCTATCCCTTTTGATTAACAACGTTCAATTCCACGTCAGAAAGGCTTTTGGGGGGGGTGGAAGTGCCACGTAGGTTCGGAATGCCACGAACCATGCTCAGAACCAAGGCGGGTCACTTTTGTCACACGGACCTCATCTCTCATGGGTACAAGTCTAGTTTCGGGCTATCATGGGTACGAATGTCAGCGTTTTCatctttcatgggtacaaatggtcatTTATTCTAAGGTATATGAGCTGTGTGATTCCCTTACTTTCATGTTTACGATTTACAATACTCGATGCACTTATATAGTCATCATATATGGCTATATGCGGCACAATACTAGTTAGATGACATATATAACTTCAATCACATTGGAGTTATATTCCTTCTACTACTAATATTCGATCATTTTGTTCcaaattatttttcactttttaatttttagaatttta
Above is a genomic segment from Arachis stenosperma cultivar V10309 chromosome 1, arast.V10309.gnm1.PFL2, whole genome shotgun sequence containing:
- the LOC130945447 gene encoding uncharacterized protein LOC130945447, translated to MSSRRFTPAPSDGSGSSSSSSKKKKVKKLDGRCFCGRDFALMESGTVTNPNRWFIRCPLWATRDCKYFVWVDEIEEGWEGIARCLARRQSGSSYPRHDDGLIVTEVGENHEASSILATGIEKLRVEIRGEIRGIRVLLVWIALAVAFCLIFLLYFFLKM